In a genomic window of Epinephelus lanceolatus isolate andai-2023 chromosome 3, ASM4190304v1, whole genome shotgun sequence:
- the metrnlb gene encoding meteorin-like protein, which produces MLRPWAVHWITAVLLCRAVAQYSSDQCSWRGSGLSHESHRRDVEQVYLRCSQGSLEWLYPTGAIIVNLRQNTEASSGHMASLHVCVKPYTYSQGSHVYLEHNGDLRLLLAEKDQAQGSVYCFSLAEGALFVEAVPQTDISRRITAFQYELVPSQGPGAHMYPFLHPGLVTCKPCSDEEVLMAVCTSDFAGSGIFRGVASGTNDHSPVVVTLSRLFRQKSRVFAWGGARGWGWGGRISFPTQCNVYPGGDEYLLTGSIHFGEAWLGCAPRYKDFLKLYVAAQKVGTNPCEIDTD; this is translated from the exons ATGCTCCGGCCGTGGGCTGTGCACTGGATCACAGCTGTGCTCCTGTGTCGGGCGGTGGCACAGTACTCCAGCGACCAGTGCAGCTGGAGAGGAAG TGGTCTGAGCCATGAGTCTCATCGCAGGGATGTGGAGCAGGTCTACCTACGCTGCTCTCAGGGGTCTCTAGAGTGGCTCTACCCTACAGGAGCCATCATTGTCAACCTGCGGCAAAACACAGAGGCCTCATCCGGACACATGGCGAGTCTCCATGTGTGCGTCAAACCCTACACTTACTCCCAG GGTTCTCATGTGTATCTGGAGCATAACGGGGatctgaggctgctgctggcAGAGAAGGACCAGGCTCAGGGCTCAGTGTACTGTTTCAGCCTGGCAGAGGGAGCTCTCTTTGTGGAGGCTGTCCCTCAGACAGACATCAGCCGGAGGATCACAGCTTTCCAGTACGAGCTGGTGCCCAGTCAGGGGCCCGGGGCGCACATGTACCCATTCCTGCACCCTGGTTTAG TCACCTGTAAACCCTGCTCAGATGAAGAGGTCCTTATGGCTGTGTGCACCAGTGACTTTG CTGGTAGCGGCATCTTTCGAGGCGTGGCGTCAGGTACTAACGATCACTCCCCTGTTGTGGTGACTCTGAGTCGGCTGTTCCGTCAGAAGAGCAGGGTGTTTGCCTGGGGTGGAGCCAGAGGGTGGGGCTGGGGTGGACGCATCAGTTTTCCCACACAGTGCAATGTGTATCCTGGAGGGGATGAGTACCTTTTGACTGGCTCTATCCATTTTGGCGAAGCCTGGCTCGGCTGCGCACCTCGCTACAAGGACTTCCTGAAGCTGTACGTCGCAGCACAGAAAGTGGGAACGAATCCCTGTGAAATAGACACGGACTGA